The Rhodopirellula bahusiensis genome includes a window with the following:
- a CDS encoding sulfatase gives MRPTSFVPRPTTPHSTRERAITIGSLDVPSSTLLWMLFATITFACLSISQAKAEDARPNVVLILVDDLGLHDIGIEGSKFHQTPHIDALAKRGMRFTAGYANCRVCSPSRASIQLGQFTARHGITDWIGAKTGMNFNRGDELLPAEYVHAMPASDVTLPEALRESGYKTFFAGKWHLGGEGSMPTDHGFDINIGGHHRGSPPGGFFAPYKNPVMENGPDGESLTRRLGKETASFIEGQDDQPYFAMLSFYAVHGPIQTTQELWQKYRESAPTPPADGNRFKIDRTLPVRQIQDNPVYAGMMETLDNAVGDVMAAIEASGKADNTLVIFTGDNGGVSSGDAYSTSNLPHRGGKGRQWEGGLREPYYVSIPAIVPENSTSDVPVIGSDLYPTILDVCNLPLRPQQHVDGRSLETVLTSGKDESLEQRSLIWHYPHYGNQGGEPSSVIRTGDYKLIHYHLDSHDELYHLPTDIGEQNDLASEQPERVAAMRKELLAYLKSVDAKFPEPDPRFDPEKAKQRWARAHGPNKERLEKREAAMLEPNWKPNKNWWGSTVD, from the coding sequence ATGCGACCAACCAGCTTCGTTCCCCGACCTACAACGCCACATTCGACTCGCGAGAGAGCCATCACCATTGGCTCGCTCGACGTTCCTTCGTCGACACTGCTTTGGATGCTGTTTGCGACCATCACGTTTGCATGCTTGTCCATCTCGCAGGCCAAAGCCGAGGACGCTCGCCCCAACGTGGTGCTGATTTTGGTCGACGATTTGGGCCTGCATGACATCGGAATCGAAGGCAGCAAATTTCACCAAACGCCTCACATCGACGCACTCGCCAAACGAGGCATGCGATTCACGGCAGGCTATGCCAACTGCCGCGTCTGCAGCCCCTCGCGAGCCAGCATTCAACTGGGGCAGTTCACCGCTCGCCACGGAATCACGGACTGGATCGGTGCCAAGACCGGCATGAACTTCAACCGTGGCGACGAACTGCTGCCGGCCGAGTACGTCCATGCAATGCCAGCGAGTGACGTGACCCTGCCAGAAGCTCTTCGCGAATCGGGCTACAAAACGTTCTTTGCCGGCAAGTGGCACTTGGGCGGCGAAGGCTCAATGCCGACCGACCACGGTTTTGACATCAACATCGGTGGCCACCATCGCGGCAGCCCTCCCGGTGGCTTCTTCGCACCTTACAAAAACCCGGTGATGGAGAACGGGCCTGATGGTGAATCGCTGACGCGTCGGTTGGGAAAAGAAACGGCTTCGTTCATCGAAGGACAAGACGACCAGCCCTACTTCGCGATGCTTTCGTTCTACGCCGTCCACGGGCCGATCCAAACCACGCAAGAACTCTGGCAGAAGTACCGAGAATCAGCACCGACGCCACCCGCCGACGGCAATCGGTTCAAGATCGATCGCACGTTGCCCGTTCGTCAAATTCAAGACAACCCGGTGTACGCCGGCATGATGGAAACACTCGACAACGCGGTCGGCGACGTGATGGCGGCGATCGAAGCATCCGGCAAAGCCGACAACACTTTGGTCATCTTCACCGGAGACAACGGCGGTGTCTCCTCCGGCGACGCTTACTCGACCAGCAACTTGCCACACCGCGGCGGCAAGGGCCGACAATGGGAAGGCGGACTGCGCGAGCCCTACTACGTTTCGATACCAGCGATCGTCCCTGAGAATTCCACCAGCGATGTGCCTGTGATTGGCTCCGATTTGTATCCCACAATTCTGGACGTTTGCAATTTGCCTCTGCGTCCGCAGCAACACGTCGACGGCCGGTCACTGGAAACCGTGTTGACCAGCGGCAAAGACGAATCGCTGGAGCAACGTTCGCTGATTTGGCACTACCCACACTACGGCAACCAAGGTGGTGAACCCTCGTCGGTGATCCGAACCGGTGACTACAAGCTGATCCATTACCACCTGGATTCACACGACGAGCTGTACCATTTGCCCACGGACATTGGCGAACAAAATGACCTCGCGTCGGAGCAACCTGAACGAGTCGCAGCCATGCGAAAAGAACTGCTGGCGTACCTCAAATCGGTCGACGCGAAATTCCCAGAACCCGACCCACGTTTCGATCCTGAAAAGGCCAAGCAACGTTGGGCTCGCGCTCACGGCCCCAACAAAGAACGCCTGGAAAAACGCGAAGCGGCGATGCTGGAACCCAACTGGAAACCCAACAAGAATTGGTGGGGAAGCACGGTCGACTGA
- a CDS encoding pyruvate carboxylase — translation MDAPMTVAESNAATDSVNIRPIRKILAANRSEIATRVFRSAHELGIRTVAIYSHEDRYALHRFKADEAYQIGTPGEPIRSYLNIDAIVGLCLKHHIDAVHPGYGFLSENPDFAKALTDAGILFVGPSEQSLRDLGDKTSARRLAEIAGVPVLGGTAQAIASIKEATDAAEKLGYPIMLKAAKGGGGRGMRVVMEPSELASSLDSAQREAKTAFGSDEVFLERFVQRARHLEVQLLGDRHGNLVHLYERDCSVQRRHQKVVELAPAPNLSTEMRDAICDAALRIGRAVGKESGGYENAGTVEFLLDVDKDEFYFIEVNPRIQVEHTVTEEVTGIDIVRNQILVAQGHPLPSEEVGLPSQDGIRTMGFAMQCRITTEDPAADFRPDYGRISHYRSAAGLGVRLDAGTAFSGAVVNPFYDSMLVKVTARAPTLAAAARRMDRCLHEFRIRGVKTNIPFLTRLVNHPTFLAGEATTRLIDTTPELFRLPRRRDRATKLLTFLGETIVNGNSLVTGRPPAVRREPAPVPDIPTAAKPPRGTADIFREEGADGLVRWIREQKGLLLTDTTMRDAHQSLLATRVRTNDMLRIAPAYAHLAPQLFSLEMWGGATFDTSMRFLKESPWQRLADLRAAVPNILTQMLLRASNAVGYTNYPDNVVRMFVREAVQAGMDVFRVFDALNWEENMRVAMDAVIEEGGICEASICYTGDLQDPRRTKYDLKYYVDLAKKLQAGGAHMIAIKDMAGLLKPAAAVKLLRALRDEVDLPIHLHTHDTAGIQASTLMAAAGEGLQIADAALAPLSGGTSQVNLNTLVEALRFTDRESSLDSESLTQLATYWQAAREFYKPFESDVLPATGDLYDHEMPGGQYTNLFQQARALGLADQWAGVCRAYADVNRLFGDIVKVTPTSKAVGDMALFLVANEMSAEDVLTTNKALAFPASVLDLIGGRMGQPPGGFPEKVMRKILGDQAPVLERPGASMPPADLEAAKAQAAEMTQEAPSDRDAVTYLLYPKVFEEYSQHRNTYGDVETLPTPNFFYGQEPGDEIAVDIEPGKRLIVKYLAVGQPYPDGTRTVFFELNGQPREVVVVDRSLDVDIKAAVKADPSDATHVAASMPGMVITVAAAEGEKVKAGQKLLVLEAMKMETTINAPADGVVTKIHTPPGTQVEAGDLLAVVE, via the coding sequence ATGGATGCCCCGATGACCGTCGCTGAATCGAACGCTGCCACAGACTCCGTAAACATTCGTCCGATCCGCAAAATCTTGGCTGCCAATCGCAGCGAAATTGCCACACGAGTGTTTCGCTCGGCTCACGAATTGGGCATTCGCACCGTCGCGATTTATTCTCATGAAGACCGCTACGCGTTGCACCGATTCAAAGCCGACGAGGCCTACCAAATCGGGACGCCCGGCGAACCGATCCGGTCCTACCTCAACATCGACGCGATTGTCGGGTTGTGCTTAAAGCACCACATCGACGCGGTGCACCCAGGTTACGGATTCCTGTCCGAGAACCCCGATTTCGCGAAAGCACTGACGGACGCAGGCATCTTGTTTGTCGGTCCCAGCGAACAAAGCTTGCGAGATTTGGGTGACAAGACCAGCGCCCGTCGTTTGGCCGAGATCGCTGGCGTGCCCGTGTTGGGTGGAACCGCTCAAGCCATCGCTTCGATCAAAGAAGCCACCGATGCCGCGGAAAAACTTGGCTACCCGATCATGCTCAAAGCGGCCAAGGGTGGCGGCGGTCGAGGCATGCGAGTCGTGATGGAACCGAGCGAATTGGCCAGCTCGCTTGATTCCGCTCAACGCGAAGCCAAGACGGCATTCGGAAGCGATGAAGTGTTCCTGGAACGTTTCGTCCAACGTGCCCGGCACTTGGAAGTTCAATTACTCGGTGACCGACATGGCAACTTGGTTCATTTGTATGAACGCGACTGCAGCGTCCAACGACGGCACCAAAAGGTGGTCGAACTCGCACCCGCTCCCAACCTATCGACTGAAATGCGAGACGCGATTTGCGATGCGGCGCTGCGAATCGGACGCGCGGTCGGCAAAGAAAGCGGTGGCTACGAGAACGCGGGAACGGTCGAGTTCTTGCTCGACGTCGACAAAGACGAGTTCTACTTCATCGAGGTCAACCCACGCATTCAAGTCGAACACACGGTGACGGAAGAAGTCACCGGCATCGACATTGTTCGCAACCAAATCTTGGTCGCGCAGGGCCATCCTCTTCCTAGCGAAGAAGTCGGGCTGCCATCGCAAGATGGCATCCGAACCATGGGATTCGCGATGCAGTGCCGGATCACGACGGAAGATCCCGCCGCCGATTTCCGCCCTGACTATGGCCGCATCAGCCACTACCGCAGTGCGGCTGGGTTGGGCGTTCGGCTCGATGCGGGCACGGCATTCAGTGGTGCCGTCGTCAATCCCTTCTACGATTCCATGTTGGTGAAGGTCACCGCGCGAGCTCCCACCCTGGCCGCGGCGGCTCGCCGGATGGATCGTTGCTTGCACGAATTCCGAATTCGTGGCGTGAAAACGAACATTCCGTTTCTGACCCGGCTGGTGAATCATCCCACGTTCTTGGCCGGCGAAGCCACGACGCGGTTGATCGACACAACGCCGGAACTGTTCCGTTTGCCACGCCGGCGAGACCGAGCCACCAAGCTGCTGACGTTCTTGGGCGAAACGATCGTCAACGGCAACTCGCTTGTCACGGGACGCCCGCCTGCCGTCCGTCGCGAACCGGCTCCCGTTCCCGACATCCCGACCGCAGCCAAACCGCCTCGCGGAACCGCTGACATCTTCCGAGAAGAAGGCGCCGATGGTTTGGTGCGTTGGATTCGCGAACAAAAGGGTCTGCTGCTGACCGACACGACGATGCGTGACGCGCACCAATCGTTGCTGGCCACGCGAGTTCGCACCAACGACATGCTCCGCATCGCTCCGGCCTACGCTCACCTGGCCCCGCAATTGTTCTCGCTTGAAATGTGGGGCGGAGCGACGTTTGACACATCGATGCGATTCCTCAAGGAATCGCCATGGCAACGTCTGGCTGACCTTCGCGCAGCGGTTCCCAACATCCTGACGCAAATGTTGCTGCGAGCCAGCAACGCGGTTGGCTACACCAATTATCCCGACAACGTCGTGCGAATGTTCGTTCGCGAAGCGGTCCAAGCGGGCATGGATGTGTTCCGTGTCTTCGACGCGTTGAACTGGGAAGAAAACATGCGTGTGGCGATGGACGCTGTGATCGAAGAAGGCGGCATCTGCGAAGCATCGATCTGCTACACCGGCGACCTGCAAGACCCACGGCGGACCAAGTACGACTTGAAGTACTACGTCGATCTGGCGAAGAAACTGCAGGCGGGTGGCGCTCACATGATCGCGATCAAAGACATGGCGGGTTTGCTCAAACCGGCCGCGGCGGTGAAGTTACTGCGTGCTCTGCGTGACGAAGTCGACTTGCCGATTCACTTGCACACTCACGACACGGCGGGCATCCAAGCGTCGACGTTGATGGCGGCTGCCGGTGAAGGTTTGCAAATCGCGGACGCGGCTCTGGCACCGTTGTCGGGCGGAACTAGCCAAGTGAACTTGAACACGTTGGTCGAAGCCCTTCGTTTCACCGATCGCGAATCTTCGCTCGACAGTGAATCACTGACTCAATTGGCAACTTACTGGCAAGCCGCTCGCGAATTCTACAAACCGTTTGAAAGCGATGTCTTGCCGGCAACAGGTGACTTGTACGACCACGAGATGCCTGGCGGACAATACACCAACCTGTTTCAGCAAGCTCGTGCGTTGGGCTTGGCCGACCAGTGGGCCGGAGTCTGCCGCGCCTATGCGGACGTGAACCGATTGTTCGGCGACATCGTGAAGGTGACTCCGACAAGCAAGGCCGTCGGTGACATGGCGTTGTTCTTGGTCGCCAACGAGATGTCAGCGGAAGACGTCCTGACGACCAACAAAGCCCTCGCGTTTCCCGCCAGCGTGCTGGACCTGATCGGCGGCCGGATGGGCCAACCGCCGGGTGGCTTCCCCGAAAAAGTCATGCGGAAAATCCTCGGTGACCAAGCTCCCGTGCTGGAACGCCCGGGTGCATCGATGCCACCAGCGGATCTCGAAGCGGCGAAAGCTCAAGCCGCCGAAATGACCCAAGAAGCACCCAGCGATCGGGACGCGGTGACGTACTTGCTGTATCCCAAAGTGTTCGAAGAGTACTCGCAGCATCGCAACACCTATGGCGACGTGGAAACGCTTCCGACACCCAACTTCTTCTATGGGCAAGAACCGGGCGACGAGATCGCCGTCGACATCGAACCGGGCAAACGTTTGATTGTCAAATACCTGGCAGTCGGGCAACCCTATCCCGATGGAACGCGAACGGTGTTCTTCGAACTCAATGGACAACCGAGAGAAGTGGTGGTCGTCGATCGATCGCTGGACGTTGACATCAAAGCCGCGGTGAAAGCCGACCCTTCGGATGCCACTCATGTCGCCGCGTCGATGCCCGGCATGGTGATCACCGTCGCGGCCGCCGAAGGCGAAAAGGTCAAGGCAGGTCAAAAGCTGTTGGTGCTGGAAGCCATGAAAATGGAAACGACAATCAATGCTCCGGCCGATGGTGTCGTCACCAAAATCCATACACCTCCGGGGACTCAAGTCGAAGCGGGAGATTTGCTGGCGGTGGTGGAGTGA
- a CDS encoding sulfatase, whose translation MRALLQLPFSSHQVDSPLVWILRSLIVTLVLSASSINGFAEKPKNVLLICVDDLRPELGCYGADYISSPNIDSLAAKGIQFNRHFVQAPTCGASRFAMLTGCYGPSGNHALFSRAKRMAKDSSSVTPSMPRWFRDHGYTSVSVGKVSHHPGGRGGADWNKEDEIEMPGAWDRHRMPTGPWQHPRGAMHGLADGEIRKDASQMDVFQSEGGEEKYPDDLILETSLDELATLAKDAADKPFFLAVGFIRPHLPFGAPAEHMEPYRQTVLPRIEHPNKPSGQTTWHRSGEFMRYNRWGKDPNQDAEFAEAVRRHYAASVSYADANVGEVLKQLDELGLRESTVVVVWGDHGWHLGEHAIWGKHALFEESLHSPLIIHDPSMINASQTDAIVETIDVFPTLCELTNLPSPPKVDGESLVPVLKDPASSEGEAVSYAKATTIRTSTHRLISHPKGFYELYDHETDPGETKNVADENLELVQQLQQRLKERLVNRQQF comes from the coding sequence ATGCGAGCCTTGCTCCAACTGCCGTTTTCGTCTCACCAAGTTGACTCCCCGTTGGTCTGGATCTTGCGAAGCTTGATCGTGACCCTCGTCCTGTCGGCTTCCTCGATCAACGGTTTCGCGGAGAAGCCCAAGAACGTGTTGCTGATCTGTGTTGATGACTTGCGACCTGAGTTGGGCTGTTATGGAGCGGACTACATCTCGTCGCCCAACATTGATTCACTCGCCGCCAAAGGCATTCAGTTCAATCGGCATTTTGTGCAGGCCCCGACCTGCGGTGCATCTCGGTTTGCGATGCTGACTGGTTGCTATGGTCCTTCGGGAAACCACGCGTTGTTTTCGCGAGCCAAGCGGATGGCGAAGGACTCAAGTTCCGTCACCCCGTCGATGCCGCGTTGGTTCCGCGATCATGGGTACACCAGCGTTTCCGTCGGCAAGGTCTCGCATCATCCCGGCGGTCGTGGCGGAGCGGACTGGAACAAAGAGGACGAGATTGAAATGCCAGGTGCTTGGGACCGGCACCGGATGCCCACTGGTCCGTGGCAGCATCCTCGCGGTGCCATGCACGGGTTGGCCGATGGCGAGATTCGCAAAGACGCCAGCCAAATGGATGTGTTTCAATCGGAAGGCGGCGAGGAGAAGTACCCCGATGATTTGATTCTGGAAACGTCGCTGGATGAGCTTGCCACGTTGGCAAAGGACGCCGCCGACAAGCCATTCTTTTTGGCGGTCGGGTTCATTCGTCCGCACCTGCCCTTTGGGGCTCCCGCCGAGCACATGGAACCTTACCGGCAGACCGTGTTGCCGAGGATCGAGCATCCCAACAAGCCATCCGGTCAAACGACTTGGCATCGATCCGGTGAATTCATGCGGTACAACCGCTGGGGCAAGGATCCCAACCAAGACGCCGAATTCGCGGAGGCCGTCCGGCGGCACTACGCCGCTTCCGTTTCTTATGCGGATGCGAATGTGGGCGAGGTGTTGAAGCAACTCGATGAACTGGGGCTGCGAGAGTCCACCGTCGTGGTCGTTTGGGGAGATCACGGCTGGCACTTGGGCGAACATGCGATTTGGGGCAAGCACGCTTTGTTCGAAGAGTCGCTGCACTCGCCGCTGATCATTCACGATCCGTCGATGATCAACGCCAGCCAAACGGACGCGATCGTGGAAACGATCGATGTGTTTCCAACCTTGTGCGAGCTCACCAATTTGCCGTCGCCGCCTAAGGTCGATGGCGAGTCGTTGGTGCCCGTGTTGAAAGACCCGGCATCATCGGAAGGCGAAGCGGTTTCGTATGCGAAGGCGACGACGATTCGCACCTCCACGCATCGTTTGATCTCGCATCCGAAGGGTTTTTATGAGCTGTACGATCATGAAACGGACCCCGGCGAAACCAAAAACGTCGCCGACGAGAACCTTGAGTTGGTTCAGCAGTTGCAACAACGTTTGAAAGAACGCTTGGTCAACCGTCAGCAGTTCTGA
- a CDS encoding glycosyltransferase: MNIDLIITEMNFGGAERALTQLAIGLRDRGDDVRLFSFGKLPTVDSLPQGNDRLVQQLHDEGIEVTSGGVQTSRGFLPATIQLRRWLARRPGSLVQTFLWHANVLGMLNVSSRQPRVAGIRVAEPNSLRLAVERQTLRKVDHVVCVSRAVEAFAQQQLNLSPDRTSVIPNAVDVDAFASADPIDWTELGWPADSPVVLFVGRLHTQKGLEHLQRTVERFAPEDSRRKLVLIGNGPLQNELANWANQVSGDRVRVLTWQSNIASWIAASRVVVLPSRYEGMPNVILEAMAAGKPVVSSRVEGSQELIGHDPHQGFELNDDTELVHSLERFLADEDLATQTGQANQSRVRSQFTIDAMVDAYRELYAKLVA, from the coding sequence ATGAACATTGACCTGATCATCACCGAGATGAACTTTGGCGGGGCCGAACGAGCGCTCACACAGCTCGCCATCGGCCTTCGCGATCGAGGCGATGACGTGCGACTCTTCAGCTTCGGCAAACTGCCCACCGTCGACTCTCTGCCCCAAGGCAACGACCGGCTTGTCCAACAGTTGCATGACGAAGGCATCGAGGTCACCAGCGGCGGAGTCCAAACGTCTCGCGGTTTTCTGCCAGCAACGATTCAGTTGCGACGTTGGCTGGCACGTCGACCTGGTTCATTGGTTCAAACGTTTCTGTGGCACGCCAATGTGCTCGGCATGCTCAACGTCTCGTCCCGACAACCACGAGTCGCCGGCATCCGTGTCGCCGAACCCAATTCGTTGCGACTGGCGGTGGAACGACAAACGCTTCGCAAAGTGGACCACGTGGTCTGCGTCAGCCGAGCGGTGGAGGCCTTCGCGCAGCAACAACTGAACCTCTCACCGGATCGCACATCGGTGATCCCAAACGCGGTCGACGTTGATGCGTTTGCTTCCGCCGATCCAATCGACTGGACCGAATTGGGTTGGCCCGCCGACAGTCCCGTGGTTCTGTTCGTCGGCCGACTGCACACGCAAAAGGGCTTGGAGCATTTGCAGCGCACCGTTGAGCGGTTCGCTCCCGAAGACAGCCGTCGCAAGTTGGTGCTGATCGGCAACGGCCCACTGCAAAACGAACTGGCCAACTGGGCCAATCAAGTCTCCGGCGACCGCGTTCGAGTGCTGACATGGCAGAGTAACATCGCAAGCTGGATCGCCGCCAGCCGCGTGGTGGTTTTGCCAAGCCGTTATGAAGGCATGCCCAACGTGATCCTGGAAGCCATGGCGGCGGGCAAACCCGTCGTCAGCAGCCGTGTCGAAGGCAGCCAAGAATTGATCGGCCACGATCCCCATCAAGGCTTCGAGCTGAACGATGACACGGAGCTCGTCCATTCGCTGGAACGATTCTTGGCCGACGAAGATCTGGCAACCCAAACCGGACAAGCCAACCAGTCTCGCGTCCGTTCCCAATTCACCATCGACGCCATGGTCGACGCCTACCGCGAACTGTACGCCAAGTTAGTGGCATAG
- a CDS encoding MGH1-like glycoside hydrolase domain-containing protein, translated as MTTSEQQRLDEDERREKNWKRWGPYLSERQWGTVREDYSEGGNSWSDFPHEHARSRAYRWGEDGLLGFSDRQCRLCFSIALWNGNDTILKERLFGLTGPEGNHGEDVKELYYYLDSTPTHSYAKAMYRYPQQRYPYRDLVSINAQRGLNDREYELIDTGLLDENRFFDVTATYAKASDNDLLIDIAITNQGPDAHDITLLPTLWFRNTWVWGCLHEGCTAKPTIQAIDSHIVQTRHDTLEPFVCAFENQPDSELLFTENETNSEHLFGTENFSPYTKDAFHRYVIDDQTDAVNPKRHGTKVAALYRWNLAPGETRHVKVRLSEKEKVGEFHPDLSDDFDNVLTQRREEADEFYQAIIPPKATDEQRLVSRQAYAGLMWTKQFYHYIVADWLDGDRDVMTPPDARHEGRNKDWRHLYARDVLSMPDKWEYPWFAAWDLAFHMIPAARIDPAFAKKQLMVLLREWYMHPNGQLPAYEFYFDDVNPPVHAWACLRVFQMEAESGKRDYKFLSQAFQRLLVNFTWWVNQVDSNGDNVFAGGFLGLDNIGVFDRSKGLPEGAELEQADGTAWMAFYCGTMMSMALELARHDRSYSDMASKFLDHFIRIVDAMNGGESGGLWDEDDGFYYDQLQIDGETHPMRVKSLVGLLPLIAVEILDEDLLADLPGFRNRLEWFLNNRHDLVQHITFCQTTKRHHRMLISIPTQERLERVLEILLDESEFLSDFGIRSLSKKHETEPFRVTVRGKEHTVAYVPGESDSWMFGGNSNWRGPIWFPTSYLLIEALQRYHEFYGDDIQVECPTGSGVKMNLREVADELNRRMSNIFSSPAEGGSRPCLRGSGMTSDESLWQDQILFYEYFNGDTGEGLGASHQTGWTALIATCIEHLHGRITEGVE; from the coding sequence ATGACGACGTCCGAACAGCAACGACTCGACGAAGACGAACGCCGCGAAAAGAACTGGAAACGTTGGGGGCCGTACCTTTCCGAGCGTCAATGGGGAACGGTTCGAGAAGACTACTCCGAGGGTGGTAACTCCTGGAGCGATTTCCCGCACGAGCACGCTCGCAGTCGCGCCTATCGCTGGGGCGAAGACGGTTTGCTCGGATTCTCCGACCGCCAATGCCGATTGTGTTTTTCAATCGCACTATGGAATGGCAACGACACGATTCTGAAAGAACGCCTGTTTGGACTCACCGGTCCGGAAGGCAACCACGGCGAAGACGTCAAAGAACTCTACTACTACCTGGATTCGACGCCGACGCATTCCTACGCCAAGGCGATGTATCGCTACCCGCAACAGCGATACCCGTACCGTGATCTGGTCAGCATCAATGCACAACGCGGGTTGAACGATCGCGAATATGAGCTGATCGACACAGGATTGCTGGACGAGAATCGCTTCTTCGATGTCACGGCGACCTACGCGAAAGCGTCGGACAACGATTTGTTGATTGACATTGCGATCACCAATCAAGGCCCCGACGCTCACGACATCACATTGCTGCCAACGCTGTGGTTCCGCAACACTTGGGTTTGGGGATGTTTGCACGAAGGCTGCACGGCAAAGCCCACCATTCAAGCGATTGATTCGCACATCGTTCAAACGCGACACGACACGCTGGAACCGTTTGTTTGTGCGTTTGAGAATCAGCCGGACAGCGAACTGCTGTTCACAGAAAACGAAACCAATTCCGAACATTTGTTTGGCACCGAAAACTTCTCGCCGTACACAAAAGACGCCTTCCATCGGTACGTCATCGACGATCAAACCGACGCGGTGAACCCCAAGCGACACGGAACCAAAGTCGCGGCCCTGTATCGTTGGAACTTGGCACCCGGCGAAACACGACATGTCAAAGTTCGCTTGAGCGAGAAAGAAAAGGTCGGCGAGTTTCACCCGGACCTGAGCGACGACTTTGACAACGTCTTGACTCAGCGGCGCGAAGAAGCCGACGAGTTCTATCAAGCCATCATCCCGCCCAAAGCAACCGACGAGCAGCGTCTTGTCTCTCGGCAAGCCTACGCGGGGCTGATGTGGACGAAGCAGTTTTATCACTACATCGTCGCCGATTGGTTGGACGGTGATCGCGATGTGATGACGCCTCCCGATGCACGTCACGAAGGTCGCAACAAAGACTGGCGGCACCTCTACGCTCGCGATGTTTTGTCGATGCCGGACAAGTGGGAATACCCATGGTTCGCCGCCTGGGATCTAGCGTTTCACATGATCCCAGCGGCTCGCATCGACCCCGCTTTTGCAAAGAAGCAATTGATGGTGCTGCTGCGGGAATGGTACATGCATCCCAACGGTCAGTTGCCGGCTTACGAGTTCTACTTCGACGACGTGAACCCGCCGGTGCATGCGTGGGCGTGTTTGCGTGTCTTCCAAATGGAAGCCGAATCAGGCAAACGCGATTACAAGTTTCTCTCGCAAGCCTTCCAGCGGTTGCTGGTCAATTTCACTTGGTGGGTGAACCAGGTCGACAGCAACGGCGACAACGTTTTCGCTGGCGGGTTCCTGGGACTGGATAACATCGGCGTCTTCGACCGCAGCAAAGGGTTGCCCGAAGGAGCCGAACTGGAACAGGCCGATGGAACCGCTTGGATGGCATTCTACTGCGGCACGATGATGTCGATGGCTCTCGAGCTCGCTCGCCATGATCGATCGTATTCCGACATGGCCTCGAAATTCCTCGATCACTTCATCCGCATCGTCGACGCGATGAACGGTGGTGAAAGCGGTGGACTGTGGGACGAAGATGACGGGTTTTATTACGACCAATTGCAGATCGACGGCGAGACCCATCCGATGCGAGTCAAATCGTTGGTTGGGTTATTGCCACTGATTGCGGTCGAGATCTTGGACGAAGACCTGCTGGCGGACTTGCCCGGTTTCCGCAATCGATTGGAATGGTTCCTGAACAATCGACATGACTTGGTCCAGCACATCACGTTTTGTCAAACGACGAAACGCCACCACCGAATGTTGATTTCCATTCCGACGCAAGAACGCTTGGAACGTGTCTTGGAGATTCTGCTCGATGAATCGGAGTTTCTCTCCGACTTTGGGATTCGTTCGCTCTCCAAGAAACACGAAACCGAACCCTTCCGCGTCACGGTCCGTGGCAAAGAACACACGGTCGCCTACGTGCCCGGCGAATCCGACAGCTGGATGTTTGGTGGCAACAGCAACTGGCGAGGGCCGATCTGGTTCCCGACCAGCTACTTGTTGATCGAAGCCCTTCAGCGGTACCACGAGTTCTATGGCGACGACATCCAAGTCGAATGTCCCACAGGATCAGGCGTGAAGATGAATCTTCGCGAGGTGGCCGATGAACTGAATCGGCGGATGTCAAACATCTTTTCGTCGCCCGCGGAAGGTGGATCTCGTCCGTGTTTGCGTGGTAGCGGGATGACGAGCGACGAATCGTTGTGGCAGGACCAAATCTTGTTCTACGAATACTTCAACGGCGACACCGGCGAAGGCTTGGGCGCGAGTCACCAAACCGGTTGGACGGCGCTGATTGCAACCTGCATCGAGCATCTGCATGGTCGCATCACCGAAGGCGTTGAGTGA